From the Fusarium oxysporum Fo47 chromosome X, complete sequence genome, the window AGATTCACTGCCGTCACGCCTGTGATTGATCTTCTGAAAGGGATCGATTGCGTTGTTGTCTCCGTGGAACACCGCCTCGCTCCCGAGACGCGCGCGCCTGGCCCAGCTGAAGACTGTTATGCGGGGCTTGTTTGGGTTTCTGAGAATGCTTCGAGTCTTGGAATTGACCCAGCTGCCATTGTCGTGTTTGGAGTGTCCGGAGGAGGCGCCCTTGCAGCTGCTACGTGCCTTATGGCTCGTGATAGGAAGCGCCCAGCTATCCCGATCAAAGCTCAAATGCTTTACTCGCCTCTCTTGGATGACAGATGCGAGAGCTTGGCTGATCAGCAATTCGAATACGGTAACCCTGCCAGTACAGCATGGCTTCGTGCCATTTGGGATCTTATCCTGGGTGATGCACGAGGATCAGAAAATGTTACACCCTATCAAGCGCCTGCAAGAGAGACTGATCTGTCGAATTTACCAGCTGCATATATCGATGCTGGGGAATGTGAAGTCTTCCGCGATGTTGCAGTTGCTTATGCAACCAAGATGTGGCGAGGCGGATCAACATGTGAACTTCACATCTGGCCCGGAGCTTGGCATGGATTCGATATGATGGACGATCCTAACATGCCACTTATTCATGTGGCTAATATGGCGAAAGCCAACTGGCTTCAGAGAGTCATGAGAAGTGTCAAGGATGAGTAGAGTAGCTACATAGAAGAATGGAAGTAATTAGTAAAGATGCTTTTCGGGTACGAATGAATGGTTATTGAGTTACAAGAAGACTAAGAAATAAACCTTGTTAACGTGCAGCAGTATGTGAAAGAGACTTCTTCCACAGTGTGTCTCCAGGGAACTGGATCTTAACTTTGAACAGACAGTATATATTCAAGAAACGAGAAAAGTCTGTCTATTACTACTTATACCGCCATGATCATCTATCTCAGTTCACCCTTCTACCTGAAGAAATCAGACCCAGCTGTGACCTGAATGGCTTTAGGTATTTGAAAGCTGGTGTGCGCCGTTCACTAGTATCTCTTGATAAGTCACACCAGTGACCTTTTCATTATATCCTCCAGTGTCTCTGGCCACGGCATTTATTAGCTCTTTGAGCCATGCCATTGTGCTGAGCTCGTTTGAGTTGCAGTCTAGGGCCTTATCCATACCTGGTTGACCTGACTTCACCATTTCGTCATTTTGCTTGAAGTCAGCCGACATCATGAATCTCGCAAGTGCAGCTACCCTttctctctctgtctctgtcaGGGACAAGGTTACTggctcttgaagctcagTATGCGGTGCATTACTTTGGCTCTCACTTCTGTTCACCTCTCTGGTCCCTGTTTCAGCCTTTTGATGAGGCTCGTTACTGCCAACAATCTCTTGGAAATGGCTAGGTCGACCATTCTCGTGGATAATCTTCATATTTGGGTCTTTCAGGTACTCTCCCTTTGGAGCACTGGTCCATTCTCCGCTTGCTGTCAGGGCAACACAACAGTGCCACGGTGTAGTGAAACCcgtcttggtgttgagcaaGCTCATAGATATCTTGTGCTCACCAGTAGACTGATGAATAGATAGTCGCAGGTGGTAAGGGAAGCCGTGCTTAACAGCAGCAGCGAAGGCCTATTAGATCATCAGAACTGGTTGGAGAGACGTATTTCATGCCACTTACATAACCTCGGATCAACATTTGTTTCGCAAGATACCTCACATCTCTGCGATATGCGTTTGCTGTTCGTCCATTGCCAACCGGAAAGATATGCTTCAGATCAGATTCAAGGAACCGCCGGTATCCAAGGTAAGTCATCTTGGTGTCAGGGTCTTTCTCAATCTCTTTGTCAATGTCGATATCGTCTTTACCGAAGCGGTTGAGAAGGGCTCGGCGGAAATTAGTCGCATTGGCGACATAGGCAATCTCATGCATCTCAGCTCGCAGAGGAAGGTCGACTAAGTCTCGGATCCTGGAAAAGGATATGTGCTGCAACCCTTTCTTAGAAGCTAACTCTCGAAGAGCCTGCCCGTAGGCCCAAGTGTCACGATCAGGAATGCTCAACAGGTCGTTGTAGACAACGCCATCTGAGATGATAGTGCATTGAGCGCCAGGCTGGTAGATCTCGCCAATGCGGATACACATAGTATTGAGCCGATCTAAAGCAATCTCCTCCGCTTTGTCGGGTAATATGCCAAAAACCTTGTAGGCTTTGTTTGCTGATTTGAAAGGAAATGCTGGTAGGCACATCTCAACTCTCGTATTAGTAGTCACGAACTTGCCCACGAGGGACAAAAATTTCGGCCTACCAGCCTCAAGCCTTTCTTTGCTGTCACTGAATTTGTTCAAGGCATATTCGAAGATGatatccaagatcttggaggAGACTGCGTGCACAGACGGATCTGTGTCCTGCTGCTCTGCAACAGGTCGTACCGTCGAGTCTGCTCCTGATTTGCAAATGCTGGCATGTTCCTGGACAGTAGCATCCGAGACAAATTTGGAAGTCACAGACATGCTGTGTTGGTTCGCGAAGGCAGGATACGACGGTATGATCTGCATGGAGATGGAGTATGTCTTGAGACTAAGATGCGTCGAGGTAGTACGGCATCCGTGTTGGGTTTCAGGATGAACCACTTTTCGTTGATATGTTGGATTCGTGGTGGAAATATGCAAAGCGGTTAAAGTTTGAGCCCAACTAAAAGTTTCCAGGGATATTAAATATGAAGCCGAAATGTGCAGGGTCAAGCCTCAGCACCAGAAGAAAGTCTTGATGACCAATTCAGCTAGAGGATTCGACCGATCTGACGATATTCTGGTGTCGGGGTATGTACTGAAGTGACAAGCTGCAGGAACATCAACTGTGTTGAGTCTGTGATTCGATAAGCAGGGTCTCGTATAGTCGGCAGGGGGGTTCAGCGTGGCTGTGAGAAACTGCGCAACGGGTATCCACTTGAGGCTGATTATATGCTCACGATCCGGGGTGATCAAGCGTGGACAGGGGGAACTGAGCAAGTTACATGCATCAAGACACTAAACAATGTGCTCAAATGTCGTGTCGCCAATTATTGATTTTGTGAAATTATACACAAGGATGGCATATGAGCTTCTGGTTGGTGGCGTTAACcgaaaaaaaagaaagttTCTTGTGAGCGAGAATGAGTTCGTTTCTCATCATACCACATGTTTAAATTGGATGGGACTCGAACTCTCCAGCCCCTGTGCCGAATAAAACCCATCTGAAGATAATGCGGGTCCTTAGAGTAACTTTAGGGTGAAGAAAACAAATTGCCAAAGTTTAGGATTTATTATGATAAACTTATCTAAAGCCGCTCTAAGATTTCTGGCGCCTAGGATCAAGGTCTCACATATTTTTTACGTGTCAGTTCGTCAATTCAACACCGAGATAAGGCTGACACTGCCAAACTCACCGTAAGGTCTCTGTGTATCATTCAATCATCTTGAAAGGTCCTTATCTATTTCTCAGAATGGTTGACACTGATTCCTTATATGGGAGGAGACTTATTCCCCAGATTCTTGATCGCCTGGCGGTGGCGGATCCAGAACGCGTTGTCTACTCCATTGCCAGCCTTTCTGATGGTGCCCCAAAGTTTAAGCATATCACTGCAC encodes:
- a CDS encoding Pyoverdine/dityrosine biosynthesis protein-domain-containing protein translates to MSVTSKFVSDATVQEHASICKSGADSTVRPVAEQQDTDPSVHAVSSKILDIIFEYALNKFSDSKERLEAGRPKFLSLVGKFVTTNTRVEMCLPAFPFKSANKAYKVFGILPDKAEEIALDRLNTMCIRIGEIYQPGAQCTIISDGVVYNDLLSIPDRDTWAYGQALRELASKKGLQHISFSRIRDLVDLPLRAEMHEIAYVANATNFRRALLNRFGKDDIDIDKEIEKDPDTKMTYLGYRRFLESDLKHIFPVGNGRTANAYRRDVRYLAKQMLIRGYAFAAAVKHGFPYHLRLSIHQSTGEHKISMSLLNTKTGFTTPWHCCVALTASGEWTSAPKGEYLKDPNMKIIHENGRPSHFQEIVGSNEPHQKAETGTREVNRSESQSNAPHTELQEPVTLSLTETERERVAALARFMMSADFKQNDEMVKSGQPGMDKALDCNSNELSTMAWLKELINAVARDTGGYNEKVTGVTYQEILVNGAHQLSNT
- a CDS encoding Alpha/Beta hydrolase protein, which encodes MTYPFPYSQAAKLDSRIKIPRPTYDPDLAPLLDSASFPEEFDLNLMRGVASGEQECSHGSFIFNAETVLKDNPHLSHTEHSIPGPDNNIITLSVFEPNEPSKAPRPVLYHIHGGGMVSGDRFTAVTPVIDLLKGIDCVVVSVEHRLAPETRAPGPAEDCYAGLVWVSENASSLGIDPAAIVVFGVSGGGALAAATCLMARDRKRPAIPIKAQMLYSPLLDDRCESLADQQFEYGNPASTAWLRAIWDLILGDARGSENVTPYQAPARETDLSNLPAAYIDAGECEVFRDVAVAYATKMWRGGSTCELHIWPGAWHGFDMMDDPNMPLIHVANMAKANWLQRVMRSVKDE